In one Hymenobacter sp. DG25B genomic region, the following are encoded:
- the hscB gene encoding Fe-S protein assembly co-chaperone HscB, with the protein MQPDYFEFYHLPETFRPDEAALKRAYYALSREHHPDFHATASAEHQQQMLHMATLNTDAYRTLSNPDLRMAYILSRHGLLEEGKQELPAEFLMEVMDLNEQLMELEFDADATTVRRVEDEVNVLFDTLEAGIEPVLAGYEMLPGDTKPQALEQIRTYYLKRRYLLRIRESLAKFAARS; encoded by the coding sequence ATGCAACCAGACTATTTCGAGTTTTATCATCTTCCCGAAACGTTCCGCCCGGATGAGGCGGCTCTCAAGCGCGCCTACTATGCACTGAGCCGGGAGCATCACCCCGATTTTCACGCTACCGCCTCGGCTGAGCATCAGCAGCAAATGCTGCACATGGCCACGCTGAACACCGACGCCTACCGCACCCTCTCCAACCCCGACCTGCGCATGGCCTACATCCTGAGCCGCCACGGGCTGCTGGAAGAAGGCAAACAGGAACTCCCCGCCGAATTTCTGATGGAGGTAATGGACCTCAACGAGCAGTTGATGGAGCTGGAATTTGATGCGGACGCTACCACGGTGCGCCGGGTGGAAGATGAGGTAAATGTCCTCTTTGACACGCTGGAAGCCGGAATTGAGCCCGTACTAGCTGGCTATGAGATGCTTCCGGGCGATACTAAGCCGCAAGCGCTGGAGCAAATCCGCACGTATTATCTTAAAAGGCGGTATTTGTTGCGCATTCGTGAAAGTCTGGCTAAGTTTGCTGCCCGATCCTAA
- a CDS encoding amino acid permease, whose product MANIFAKKPLALLLGEANSTGHGTLKRTLGAGNLVALGVGAIIGAGLFVRTAAAAAQASGPGVTLAFIVAAIGCVFAGLCYAEFAAMIPIAGSAYTYAYTTMGEFIAWVIGWALIMEYALGAATVSIAWSEYLNKLLEVFGTSMPYSLSHSPFESAVVNGVTEHGIINLPALLVIVALSLLLIKGTQESAMFNAVVVFLKVAIVLVFIAVGWQFINPANHTPYLIPENAEPVKDAAGKIIREYTAWNKHGWGGILGGAAIVFFAFIGFDAVSTAAQEAKNPKRDMPIGILGSLAVCTILYILFGHVLTGVANWRDFADPAKGGEASVTYAIKNYMPGYEWLSTAVTVAILLGFSSVILVMLMGQSRVFFSMAKDGLMPKAFSELHPRFGTPYKSNLALLVFVGGFAAFVPGSLAGDLTSFGTLLAFVLVSAGIWIMRRSDPAQHRPFRAPLSSPSFPLVPIMGVLVCTSMIMALDSFTLKVAFGWMILGFIVYFLYGKRNSKLQQGIVVMPTEMDEVKVHE is encoded by the coding sequence ATGGCAAATATTTTCGCCAAAAAGCCGCTGGCCCTGCTTCTGGGCGAGGCCAACTCCACCGGCCACGGCACACTAAAACGTACCCTGGGGGCCGGCAACCTGGTAGCGTTGGGCGTGGGAGCCATCATCGGTGCGGGTTTATTTGTGCGCACGGCAGCTGCAGCAGCGCAGGCTTCGGGCCCGGGCGTAACGCTGGCTTTCATTGTGGCGGCTATTGGCTGCGTTTTCGCGGGGCTGTGCTACGCTGAGTTTGCAGCCATGATTCCCATTGCCGGCTCGGCCTACACCTACGCCTACACCACCATGGGCGAGTTTATTGCCTGGGTAATTGGCTGGGCACTTATTATGGAATATGCGCTGGGCGCCGCTACGGTATCCATTGCCTGGAGTGAATACCTGAACAAGCTCTTAGAAGTCTTTGGCACCAGTATGCCGTACAGCTTAAGCCACTCGCCCTTTGAAAGTGCCGTGGTAAATGGCGTTACGGAGCACGGTATCATTAACCTGCCGGCGCTGCTCGTTATCGTGGCCCTGTCGCTGCTGCTCATTAAAGGCACCCAGGAGTCGGCTATGTTTAACGCCGTTGTGGTGTTTCTGAAAGTAGCCATTGTGCTGGTTTTCATTGCCGTAGGCTGGCAGTTTATCAACCCCGCCAACCACACGCCTTACCTGATTCCCGAAAACGCGGAGCCCGTGAAAGATGCGGCCGGCAAGATCATACGCGAATACACAGCCTGGAACAAGCACGGCTGGGGCGGCATCCTGGGTGGTGCGGCCATTGTATTCTTCGCCTTCATTGGCTTTGATGCCGTGAGCACCGCCGCGCAGGAAGCCAAAAACCCCAAGCGCGACATGCCCATTGGTATTCTGGGCTCTCTGGCCGTATGTACTATCCTCTACATCCTGTTCGGTCACGTGCTGACGGGCGTAGCCAACTGGCGCGATTTTGCCGACCCAGCCAAGGGCGGTGAGGCCTCGGTAACCTATGCTATTAAAAACTACATGCCCGGCTACGAGTGGCTGAGCACAGCCGTAACGGTGGCCATTCTGCTGGGTTTCTCTTCCGTAATTCTGGTAATGCTGATGGGCCAGAGCCGCGTGTTCTTCTCCATGGCCAAAGATGGCCTGATGCCCAAAGCCTTTTCCGAGCTGCACCCCCGCTTTGGTACGCCTTATAAATCGAACCTGGCCCTGCTGGTTTTTGTGGGTGGTTTCGCGGCCTTCGTGCCCGGCTCCCTGGCCGGTGACTTAACCTCCTTTGGCACGCTGCTGGCCTTTGTGCTGGTATCGGCTGGTATCTGGATTATGCGCCGCTCCGACCCCGCCCAGCACCGGCCGTTCCGCGCGCCGCTGTCGTCGCCCTCGTTTCCTCTGGTACCCATTATGGGCGTACTGGTGTGCACCAGCATGATTATGGCCCTGGATTCGTTTACGCTGAAGGTGGCCTTTGGCTGGATGATTCTGGGCTTCATTGTGTACTTCCTGTATGGCAAGCGCAACTCCAAGCTGCAGCAGGGCATTGTAGTAATGCCTACTGAAATGGATGAAGTGAAGGTGCACGAATAG
- a CDS encoding response regulator transcription factor, whose amino-acid sequence MSNHQSIAKPAGRLPAVTTTEERSPPGIQVLLVDDHQMVLEGIRTLLRSEQDIQVVGQASNGEEALRLLNALPQVQVAIVDLNMPAAEGVELVGRIKQQKPAVQVLALSSLPDAARIRAVLAAGGTGYLLKNSTKSELVLAIRQVAAHNTFFSQEVATALLQNLDIPARRTPQQEPAVLLTERERQVLALIVREYSNNRIAEELFISERTVETHRKNILAKTNSKSIVGLIKYAFRHKLIS is encoded by the coding sequence ATGAGCAACCACCAATCTATTGCAAAGCCCGCGGGCAGGCTGCCTGCGGTAACTACCACCGAAGAAAGAAGCCCGCCCGGCATCCAGGTTCTTCTGGTAGATGACCACCAGATGGTACTGGAAGGCATCCGGACCCTGCTGCGGTCGGAGCAGGATATACAGGTGGTGGGCCAGGCCAGCAATGGGGAAGAAGCCCTGCGGCTACTAAACGCGCTGCCGCAGGTACAGGTGGCCATTGTGGACCTGAATATGCCCGCCGCGGAAGGCGTGGAACTGGTGGGGCGCATTAAACAGCAAAAGCCGGCCGTGCAGGTGCTGGCGCTTTCCTCCCTGCCCGATGCCGCCCGAATACGGGCGGTGCTGGCCGCCGGAGGTACCGGTTACCTATTGAAAAATTCTACCAAGTCGGAGTTGGTGCTGGCCATCCGGCAGGTGGCGGCCCACAACACGTTCTTCAGCCAGGAAGTAGCCACCGCCCTGCTGCAGAACCTGGATATTCCGGCCCGCCGCACGCCACAACAGGAGCCGGCGGTACTACTAACAGAGCGGGAGCGGCAGGTGCTGGCGCTTATTGTGCGGGAATATTCCAATAACCGCATTGCCGAGGAGCTATTTATCAGCGAGCGGACGGTGGAAACGCACCGCAAAAATATCCTCGCCAAAACCAATTCCAAGTCCATAGTGGGGCTCATCAAGTATGCGTTCCGGCATAAGCTGATTAGCTAA
- a CDS encoding NADPH-dependent F420 reductase, with amino-acid sequence MKIGILGTGNVGQTLGAKLLSLGHEVMLGSRQAGNEKAVAWVQQHGGTAREGSFTDAAQFGELLIVATMGTGTIAAVEQAGAANAAGKTVIDLTNPLDFSQGMPPQLFVGVTDSLGEQVQRALPGAHVVKTLNLVNVAQMIDPASANGGGEPDMFLCGDDAGAKQQVTELLRQMGWRRITDLGGIQEARATEPFVLLWVRYGIIHNTWTHAMRF; translated from the coding sequence ATGAAAATCGGAATTTTAGGTACCGGCAATGTAGGGCAGACCTTGGGCGCTAAGCTGCTTTCTTTGGGCCATGAAGTGATGCTGGGCTCGCGCCAGGCGGGCAATGAAAAGGCGGTAGCCTGGGTGCAGCAGCACGGCGGCACTGCCCGCGAAGGTTCCTTTACCGACGCAGCTCAATTCGGCGAACTGCTGATTGTGGCCACCATGGGCACGGGCACCATAGCCGCCGTAGAGCAGGCCGGCGCGGCCAACGCAGCCGGTAAAACCGTCATCGACCTGACCAATCCGCTGGACTTCTCCCAGGGCATGCCTCCCCAGCTGTTCGTCGGTGTTACCGACTCCCTGGGCGAGCAGGTGCAGCGCGCCCTGCCCGGCGCCCACGTGGTAAAAACCCTGAACCTGGTAAACGTAGCCCAAATGATTGACCCCGCTTCGGCCAATGGGGGCGGAGAGCCCGACATGTTCCTGTGCGGCGACGATGCCGGCGCCAAGCAGCAGGTAACAGAGCTGCTCCGGCAAATGGGCTGGCGCCGCATCACCGACCTGGGCGGCATTCAGGAAGCCCGCGCCACCGAGCCGTTTGTGCTGCTGTGGGTGCGCTACGGCATCATTCACAATACCTGGACGCACGCTATGCGCTTCTAA
- a CDS encoding DUF6929 family protein encodes MRATILQETPLPDLPSASGIEIIGEVAYVIGDDSPFLYQLSASSLAAGERVPLFETAHFSTGRIPKDIKLDLECLTALTTPTGESGLLVLGSGATTAREQGFWVPLPGTTGAVASVYPLALGGLYAALRALLPAGIVLNLEAAAATATELLLFQRTVGAASGNLVFRLPLVAALDYLHHRTPQLPPVHRQFAELPAIAGKPAGFSGASWFADTLFITASVEDTQDAVLDGAVLGSFVGVLQLTEGSERPLPVALAQLEFPNGKPYRGKVESVAVRRRTGSGHYELLLVTDDDAGGSTAVAVALVL; translated from the coding sequence ATGCGGGCCACTATTCTACAGGAAACACCACTGCCAGACCTGCCCTCGGCATCCGGCATTGAGATAATTGGGGAGGTTGCCTACGTCATCGGCGACGATTCTCCGTTTCTGTACCAGCTGTCGGCTTCGTCATTGGCAGCCGGGGAGCGAGTGCCTTTATTTGAAACCGCCCATTTCAGCACCGGCCGTATTCCTAAAGACATCAAGCTGGATCTGGAATGCCTTACGGCCCTAACCACGCCCACGGGAGAAAGTGGCCTGCTGGTGCTGGGCTCCGGCGCCACCACTGCCCGCGAGCAGGGCTTCTGGGTGCCGCTGCCTGGTACTACCGGGGCCGTTGCCAGTGTGTATCCGCTGGCACTGGGCGGGCTTTACGCGGCGCTGCGCGCTCTTTTGCCGGCGGGCATTGTCTTAAATCTGGAAGCCGCTGCGGCCACGGCTACGGAATTGCTGTTATTTCAGCGCACGGTGGGCGCGGCTTCCGGCAACCTGGTTTTCCGGCTCCCGCTGGTTGCCGCCCTGGATTACCTGCACCACCGTACGCCTCAACTGCCGCCCGTTCATCGGCAGTTCGCGGAGCTGCCTGCTATTGCTGGCAAGCCGGCCGGTTTCTCGGGCGCCTCCTGGTTTGCCGATACGCTCTTTATCACCGCTTCCGTGGAAGACACGCAGGATGCTGTGCTGGACGGCGCTGTGCTAGGCTCGTTTGTGGGCGTACTCCAGCTTACCGAGGGAAGTGAGCGGCCCTTGCCAGTAGCACTGGCACAGTTGGAGTTCCCCAACGGCAAGCCCTACCGGGGTAAAGTAGAAAGCGTGGCGGTGCGCCGCCGCACCGGCTCCGGGCACTACGAGCTGCTGCTGGTAACGGATGATGATGCCGGCGGCTCTACGGCCGTAGCGGTGGCGCTTGTGTTGTAA
- a CDS encoding putative quinol monooxygenase has translation MLIRIVRMSFRPEAVGAFQTIFQESEQAIRSQPGCLYLELWQDADTPTIFCTHSHWESAADLNAYRQSELFGQVWPATKRLFSAPPLAFSVHHVQGDSAATPTSH, from the coding sequence ATGTTGATTCGAATTGTGCGTATGAGCTTCCGACCGGAGGCGGTTGGTGCGTTTCAGACTATTTTTCAGGAATCGGAGCAGGCTATTCGTAGCCAGCCCGGCTGCTTGTATCTGGAATTATGGCAGGATGCCGATACGCCTACTATTTTCTGCACGCACAGCCATTGGGAGTCGGCGGCGGATTTAAATGCTTATCGCCAGTCTGAGCTATTTGGGCAGGTATGGCCTGCCACGAAGCGGCTTTTCTCCGCTCCTCCCCTGGCTTTTTCCGTACACCATGTTCAGGGCGACTCTGCTGCCACGCCAACTTCTCACTAG
- the aspA gene encoding aspartate ammonia-lyase, producing the protein MQTSRLEHDFLGERAIPTDVYYGIQTLRAIENFYITGIPLKVEPLFVQALAYVKKGAAMANRDLGVLEAPIAEAIIKACDRVAAGEFDDQFLTDMIQGGAGTSVNMNANEVIANVALEIMGRQKGEYEFCHPNNHVNFSQSTNDAYPTAFRIALSNKLVGYSKALGELADAFHAKGEEFRNVLKMGRTQLQDAVPMSMGDEFHAFATNLREELLRIEDSRRLISEINMGATAIGTGVNAPQGYAELVTQHLRTITGLDLSLAGDLFEATYDTGAYVQLSGVLKRTAVKLSKICNDLRLLSSGPRAGLYEINLPPLQPGSSIMPGKVNPVVPEVVNQTAFYVIGADLTVTMAAEAGQLQLNVMEPVISFALFTSISYLTNACHTLREKCVVGITANKQHAESLVHNSIGIVTQLNPVLGYETSAEIAKEALLMGKSVYQIAVTERHLLTQAKWDEIFTFENLIRPGFIQ; encoded by the coding sequence ATGCAGACCTCCCGACTTGAGCACGACTTCCTGGGCGAACGGGCCATTCCCACCGATGTATACTATGGCATTCAGACGCTGCGCGCCATTGAGAATTTCTACATTACGGGCATTCCGCTAAAAGTAGAGCCCTTATTTGTGCAGGCGCTGGCCTATGTAAAGAAGGGGGCTGCTATGGCTAACCGGGACCTGGGCGTGCTGGAGGCTCCTATTGCCGAAGCCATTATAAAAGCCTGTGACCGGGTAGCCGCGGGAGAGTTTGATGACCAGTTTCTTACGGATATGATTCAGGGCGGGGCCGGCACCTCCGTGAATATGAATGCCAACGAGGTTATTGCCAACGTGGCCCTGGAAATAATGGGCCGGCAAAAGGGCGAGTATGAGTTCTGCCATCCCAACAACCACGTCAACTTTTCCCAGTCTACCAACGATGCCTACCCCACGGCCTTTCGCATTGCGCTGAGCAACAAGCTGGTGGGCTACAGCAAGGCCCTGGGCGAACTGGCCGATGCCTTTCACGCTAAAGGCGAGGAATTCCGGAATGTGCTGAAGATGGGCCGCACGCAGCTACAAGATGCCGTACCCATGAGCATGGGCGACGAATTTCATGCCTTCGCCACCAACCTACGGGAAGAGCTCTTGCGCATTGAGGATAGCCGCCGCCTCATCAGCGAAATTAATATGGGGGCCACTGCCATTGGTACCGGCGTAAATGCGCCCCAGGGCTACGCCGAGCTGGTAACCCAGCATTTGCGCACCATCACGGGGCTGGACCTGAGCCTGGCCGGCGACTTATTCGAAGCCACCTACGATACCGGTGCCTACGTGCAGCTATCGGGCGTGTTGAAGCGCACCGCCGTGAAACTCTCCAAGATATGTAATGATTTGCGCCTGCTTTCCTCCGGTCCGCGGGCGGGGTTGTATGAAATTAACCTACCGCCCCTGCAGCCTGGCTCCAGCATTATGCCCGGCAAAGTAAACCCGGTAGTGCCCGAAGTTGTGAATCAAACGGCCTTCTACGTCATTGGCGCCGACCTGACCGTAACCATGGCCGCCGAAGCCGGACAGCTGCAGCTGAACGTTATGGAGCCGGTTATCTCTTTTGCGCTATTCACTTCCATATCCTACCTGACCAACGCCTGTCATACCCTGCGCGAAAAGTGTGTGGTAGGCATAACGGCTAACAAGCAGCACGCAGAAAGCCTAGTGCACAACAGCATCGGTATTGTAACCCAGCTAAACCCGGTACTGGGCTACGAAACCTCCGCCGAAATTGCCAAGGAAGCCTTATTGATGGGTAAGTCCGTCTACCAGATTGCCGTAACCGAGCGCCATCTGCTGACTCAGGCTAAGTGGGACGAAATATTCACGTTTGAGAACCTGATTCGACCCGGTTTTATTCAATAA
- a CDS encoding S-adenosyl-l-methionine hydroxide adenosyltransferase family protein, with translation MGLITFLSDFGYRDHYVAAVKARILQLAPMQPVLDITHAIEPFNIAHAVYVLGAVFSDFPAGTVHLVGINDWGANGGSWRAALYQGHFFVTADNGLLPLLTDGQADEVVALSALEPTASPTRDVLASAAVFLAQGHSIYELGPPAPPQYQLLNRQLRLQDHRITGHVVHVDHYGNLITNISRTAVEAVGHGRPFTIHFAREVAREVLPHFQATAPGEAGCIYNSKGYLCIGINQGHASELLGLHYDSQVDIRFPATS, from the coding sequence ATGGGCCTGATTACGTTTCTGTCTGATTTCGGCTACCGCGACCATTATGTGGCCGCCGTAAAGGCGCGGATTCTGCAGCTGGCTCCCATGCAACCGGTGCTGGACATCACCCACGCCATTGAACCCTTTAACATCGCGCACGCCGTGTACGTTCTCGGCGCCGTGTTTTCTGATTTTCCGGCCGGCACGGTGCACCTGGTGGGGATAAACGATTGGGGCGCAAACGGCGGTAGCTGGCGTGCTGCCCTCTACCAGGGCCACTTTTTTGTTACGGCTGATAATGGCCTGCTGCCTTTGCTTACCGATGGGCAGGCTGATGAAGTAGTGGCGCTTTCGGCCCTGGAGCCCACCGCCTCCCCCACCCGCGACGTGCTGGCTTCGGCGGCCGTGTTCCTGGCGCAGGGCCACTCCATATATGAGTTAGGCCCGCCCGCCCCGCCCCAGTACCAGCTCCTCAACCGGCAGCTGCGCTTGCAGGATCACCGCATTACGGGCCATGTGGTGCACGTGGACCACTATGGCAACCTGATTACCAATATCTCCCGCACCGCGGTGGAGGCCGTGGGCCACGGCCGACCCTTTACCATCCACTTTGCCCGCGAGGTAGCCCGCGAGGTTCTCCCCCACTTCCAGGCCACGGCGCCCGGCGAAGCAGGCTGCATTTACAACAGCAAGGGGTATCTGTGCATTGGCATCAATCAAGGCCACGCCTCCGAGTTGCTCGGCCTCCACTACGATTCGCAGGTAGACATTCGTTTTCCGGCCACTTCGTAA
- a CDS encoding PhoH family protein, translating into MVEKIITLENVSLVDFLGPDNQNIRQLAAAFPGSKIISRGNEIKIQGQVPIIARINEILSSLIEHYHQYGQITDKTVNQYLNAADEEQEERSLAAAPDVIVFGAKGGIIKAKTANQKRLVDAVMKHDLVFTLGPAGTGKTYVSVALAVRALKNKEVKKIIISRPVVEAGESLGFLPGDMKEKVDPYLRPIYDALEDMIPAEKLKFYQENKIIEIAPLAYMRGRTLNNAFVLLDEAQNTTPSQLKMFLTRMGPSAKVMVNGDRTQIDLPTKQKSGLIQAMDILKDVSGIGFVEMTAEDVVRHRLVKEIVMAYDRFDVKQQHDQAQRPRREYRRPETPENHPDARRPDDDTAELPVNHEQL; encoded by the coding sequence TTGGTCGAGAAAATCATCACGCTCGAAAACGTCTCCCTCGTCGATTTCCTGGGACCTGATAACCAGAACATCCGACAGCTGGCCGCGGCTTTTCCCGGCAGCAAGATCATTTCCCGAGGCAACGAAATTAAAATCCAGGGCCAGGTGCCCATCATCGCCCGCATCAACGAAATCCTGTCCTCGCTCATCGAGCATTATCATCAGTACGGGCAAATCACGGACAAAACCGTTAATCAGTACCTGAACGCCGCCGATGAGGAGCAGGAGGAGCGCAGCCTGGCCGCTGCCCCTGATGTTATTGTATTTGGGGCCAAAGGCGGCATCATTAAAGCCAAAACGGCCAACCAAAAGCGGTTGGTAGATGCTGTAATGAAGCACGACCTGGTATTCACGCTGGGCCCGGCCGGTACCGGCAAAACTTACGTTTCGGTGGCTTTGGCCGTGCGTGCGCTGAAAAACAAAGAAGTCAAGAAAATCATCATTTCCCGGCCCGTAGTGGAAGCCGGCGAGAGCCTCGGCTTTCTGCCCGGTGACATGAAGGAGAAGGTGGACCCCTATCTGCGCCCGATTTATGATGCCCTGGAAGACATGATTCCGGCCGAAAAGCTGAAGTTCTACCAGGAAAACAAAATCATTGAAATAGCCCCGCTGGCTTACATGCGCGGCCGTACGCTCAACAATGCGTTTGTGCTGCTGGACGAAGCCCAGAATACCACGCCTTCGCAGCTGAAGATGTTTCTCACGCGCATGGGCCCTTCGGCAAAGGTGATGGTGAACGGCGACCGGACCCAGATTGACCTGCCCACCAAGCAGAAATCGGGGCTGATTCAGGCGATGGATATTCTGAAGGATGTCAGCGGAATTGGGTTTGTGGAGATGACGGCCGAGGATGTGGTGCGCCACCGCCTGGTAAAGGAAATTGTGATGGCCTACGACCGTTTCGATGTAAAGCAGCAGCACGACCAGGCCCAGCGCCCGCGCCGCGAATACCGCCGCCCCGAAACCCCCGAGAATCATCCGGATGCCCGTCGCCCCGATGATGATACCGCTGAGCTGCCCGTAAATCATGAGCAGCTGTAA
- a CDS encoding GNAT family N-acetyltransferase, whose amino-acid sequence MKAYPITTPEDRATAFAIREKVFVEEQGVPRTDEHDAHDEQDARHYLVVSEEGTPCGAARWRTTENGVKLERFAVLNAFRNRAAGSAILQRVLEDVQQQHPDATVYLNAQLRAVPFYERHGFQKVGEKFTECDIEHYKMEWQRPGM is encoded by the coding sequence ATGAAAGCTTACCCGATTACCACGCCGGAAGACCGGGCCACCGCCTTTGCCATTCGCGAGAAGGTGTTTGTGGAAGAGCAGGGCGTGCCGCGCACCGATGAGCATGACGCGCATGACGAGCAGGACGCCCGCCATTACCTGGTGGTATCTGAGGAGGGTACGCCCTGTGGCGCCGCCCGCTGGCGCACCACCGAGAACGGCGTAAAGCTGGAGCGTTTCGCGGTGCTGAATGCCTTCCGCAACCGCGCCGCCGGAAGCGCCATTCTGCAGCGGGTACTGGAAGATGTGCAACAGCAGCACCCTGATGCTACCGTGTACCTGAATGCCCAACTGCGGGCCGTGCCGTTCTATGAGCGGCATGGCTTTCAGAAAGTAGGGGAGAAGTTCACGGAGTGCGACATTGAACACTATAAAATGGAGTGGCAGCGGCCTGGCATGTAA
- a CDS encoding RICIN domain-containing protein, producing the protein MIRLLICLLWLVLFGLDTPAMAQQAAFIPDPAVWYGVVARGSGRSLDISNASPETGAKAVQWEFTQAQSQQWRLTPVTPNSTYYRIEARHSGKVLTLDGPAENAAVVQRPWSGSFYQQWRIVPAGPIGSFQLVSRGNDFSLALISADKANATPVVGQRALGRASQQWWLFPLKLNLATDHPLMGAPTSLGPGVNSIGNEMQPVLSPDGNTLYFARNRFAGNLEGNTESADIWVSRSTDNGRTWGLAQRLDALNTPQNNGVMAVVENGKVLLVRGFYERDGSFRDEGVSRTELSGKQALKPESLDIINYYSNGTSTTFFAPADEKVLFLSLDRPDAYGANDLYVSLPTRDGAWSEPRNLGNVINSPGFEFAPWLSPDGKTLYFASYGHAGYGSADVFVSHRLDNSWTAWTTPQNLGPTVNGPGFNAYFQLTPDGKQAYYATSGTPNGPADIVRAEVGVTPPPPKPDTVVAPPALVRATLTGRVLDAKTRKPIAATIKAERLDENVMLLANARSEASGGTFQLMLPVGRYRVAATAGGFLTATDTITLTTNQAREFLVMPASVGSRLELPTLIFAQGKYTMLPASFTELNRLAATLVDNPTVNIRLEGHTDNVGNPALNVKLSEDRVKEVKNYLVRRGVAENRISTVGYGGSKPRASNEREETRRLNRRVEFTIVK; encoded by the coding sequence ATGATTCGTTTACTGATTTGCTTGCTTTGGTTGGTATTATTCGGGCTGGATACCCCGGCTATGGCCCAACAGGCAGCTTTCATCCCCGACCCCGCCGTATGGTACGGGGTGGTGGCCCGCGGCAGTGGCCGCTCCCTGGATATCAGCAATGCCTCGCCCGAAACGGGCGCCAAGGCCGTGCAGTGGGAGTTTACCCAAGCCCAGAGCCAGCAATGGCGCCTCACGCCCGTTACGCCCAACAGCACCTATTACCGCATTGAAGCCCGCCACAGCGGCAAGGTGCTCACGCTGGATGGTCCCGCCGAAAATGCCGCCGTGGTGCAGCGGCCGTGGTCGGGCAGCTTTTACCAGCAGTGGCGCATAGTGCCGGCCGGGCCCATCGGCTCCTTTCAGCTGGTAAGCCGGGGCAATGATTTCAGCCTGGCCCTCATTTCCGCCGACAAAGCTAATGCTACCCCCGTAGTGGGCCAGCGGGCTCTGGGGCGGGCCAGCCAGCAGTGGTGGCTGTTTCCGCTGAAGCTGAACCTGGCCACCGACCACCCCCTGATGGGCGCGCCCACCTCGCTGGGGCCCGGCGTGAATAGCATAGGCAATGAAATGCAGCCCGTGCTCAGCCCCGATGGCAACACGCTGTACTTTGCCCGGAACCGCTTTGCCGGCAATCTGGAAGGCAACACGGAATCGGCCGATATCTGGGTGAGCCGCTCCACAGATAACGGCCGCACCTGGGGCCTGGCCCAGCGTCTCGATGCGCTGAATACGCCCCAGAACAACGGGGTAATGGCAGTGGTGGAAAACGGCAAGGTCCTGCTGGTGCGGGGTTTCTATGAGCGGGACGGCAGCTTCCGCGACGAAGGCGTATCCCGCACCGAGCTCAGCGGCAAGCAGGCCTTAAAGCCCGAGTCGCTCGATATCATTAACTACTATTCCAACGGCACCTCCACCACGTTTTTCGCGCCGGCCGACGAGAAAGTGCTGTTCCTGTCCCTGGACCGCCCCGATGCCTACGGGGCCAACGACCTGTACGTGAGCCTGCCCACCCGCGACGGTGCCTGGAGTGAGCCGCGCAATTTGGGTAATGTTATCAACTCGCCCGGCTTTGAGTTTGCGCCCTGGCTCTCGCCGGATGGCAAAACCCTGTATTTTGCCTCTTATGGCCACGCTGGCTACGGCTCAGCAGATGTCTTTGTATCTCACCGCCTCGATAATTCCTGGACGGCCTGGACCACTCCCCAGAATTTGGGCCCTACCGTGAACGGCCCCGGCTTCAATGCCTATTTTCAGCTGACTCCCGACGGTAAGCAGGCTTATTATGCTACCTCCGGCACCCCCAATGGCCCGGCCGATATTGTACGGGCTGAAGTAGGCGTAACGCCGCCTCCGCCCAAGCCCGATACGGTTGTGGCGCCGCCTGCCTTGGTTCGGGCCACGCTCACGGGCCGCGTGCTGGATGCTAAAACCCGCAAGCCCATTGCCGCCACCATTAAGGCCGAGCGCCTGGATGAGAATGTGATGCTGCTGGCCAACGCGCGCAGCGAAGCCAGCGGTGGTACGTTCCAGTTGATGCTGCCGGTAGGCCGCTACCGCGTGGCGGCTACCGCTGGTGGCTTCCTCACCGCCACCGATACCATTACCCTCACCACCAACCAGGCCCGCGAGTTCCTGGTGATGCCTGCCAGCGTGGGCTCCCGCCTGGAACTGCCCACCCTCATTTTTGCCCAGGGCAAGTATACCATGCTGCCTGCCTCTTTCACGGAGCTCAACCGTCTGGCCGCTACGCTGGTAGATAACCCCACAGTGAACATCCGGCTGGAAGGCCACACCGATAACGTAGGCAACCCAGCCCTGAACGTGAAGCTTTCCGAGGACCGGGTGAAGGAAGTGAAAAACTACCTGGTGCGCCGCGGCGTGGCCGAAAACCGTATCAGTACCGTCGGCTACGGAGGCTCCAAACCCCGCGCCAGCAACGAGCGGGAAGAAACCCGTCGCCTCAACCGCCGCGTAGAATTTACCATTGTGAAGTAG